The following proteins are co-located in the Silene latifolia isolate original U9 population chromosome 1, ASM4854445v1, whole genome shotgun sequence genome:
- the LOC141591917 gene encoding acid beta-fructofuranosidase 2, vacuolar-like isoform X2, protein MVADKWYDFNGVWTGSATILPDGQIMMLYTGSTNDSVQVQNLAYPADLSDPLLREWVKYPENPILVPPPGIHKLDFRDPTTAWMTSEGKWRITIGSKTNNKTGIALVYETTDFKTYNLLDNILHSVQGTGMWECVDFYPVSVSESNGLDTSIKGPLVKHVLKASMDDDRQDYYALGTYSEANVTWVPDNPSIDVGIGLRYDYGGKFYASKTFYDQNKKRRILWGWIPESDSEAADVKKGWSALQAIPRTVLYDQKTGSNLILWPVEEVETLRHKSKHFDKVVVSPGSIIPLDVGSATEMDIVAEFNVDQEDIEGLPVSSEQYSCPASRGATQRGALGPFGFLVLAANDLSEHTPVYFYIVKTSTGSLKTFFCSDLSRSSIAPDVVKDIYGSTVPVLKGEKLSMRILVDHSIIEAFAQGGRTSITNRVYPTKAIYKDAKLYLFNNATTASVTASVKTWQMSSARL, encoded by the exons ATGGTTGCAGACAAATGGTATGACTTCAACGGTGTATGGACCGGGTCTGCGACCATCCTACCCGATGGTCAAATCATGATGCTTTACACCGGTTCAACCAATGACTCGGTCCAAGTCCAAAATCTCGCTTACCCTGCTGACTTATCCGACCCACTTCTTCGCGAATGGGTCAAGTACCCTGAAAACCCTATCCTCGTCCCTCCACCCGGTATCCACAAGTTGGATTTCCGTGACCCTACAACCGCTTGGATGACTTCCGAAGGCAAATGGAGGATCACTATCGGTTCCAAAACTAATAATAAAACCGGCATTGCCTTAGTTTACGAGACAACTGACTTTAAGACATACAATCTCTTGGACAACATCTTACATTCTGTACAAGGGACGGGTATGTGGGAATGTGTCGATTTCTATCCGGTATCTGTATCCGAGTCCAATGGGCTTGACACTTCCATTAAAGGCCCACTTGTGAAGCACGTGCTTAAGGCTAGCATGGATGATGATAGACAAGATTATTATGCCTTAGGCACCTACAGTGAGGCCAATGTTACATGGGTTCCTGATAATCCTTCGATTGACGTCGGAATCGGACTAAGGTACGATTATGGAGGTAAATTCTATGCTTCCAAGacattttatgaccaaaataAGAAGAGAAGGATCTTATGGGGTTGGATCCCTGAAAGCGACAGTGAAGCCGCTGATGTTAAGAAAGGATGGTCTGCTCTTCAG GCTATTCCGAGAACAGTCTTGTATGACCAAAAGACAGGAAGCAACTTAATTCTATGGCCAGTGGAGGAAGTAGAGACCTTAAGACACAAAAGCAAGCATTTCGACAAAGTTGTTGTTTCTCCGGGATCTATCATTCCTTTGGATGTTGGCTCCGCTACTGAG ATGGACATAGTCGCTGAATTCAACGTCGATCAAGAGGATATAGAAGGACTACCAGTTTCTAGTGAGCAGTACAGTTGCCCTGCAAGCAGGGGAGCTACACAAAGGGGTGCTCTAGGACCATTTGGGTTTTTAGTTCTCGCTGCTAATGACCTCTCTGAGCACACTCCGGTCTATTTCTACATTGTTAAAACGTCGACTGGCAGCCTCAAAACTTTCTTCTGCTCTGACTTATCTCGGTCGTCTATTGCACCTGATGTTGTTAAAGATATCTATGGTAGCACCGTTCCTGTCCTCAAAGGCGAAAAATTGTCTATGAGAATTCTG GTGGATCATTCGATTATAGAAGCCTTTGCACAAGGTGGTAGAACAAGCATCACAAATCGTGTCTACCCAACAAAGGCGATCTACAAAGACGCAAAGCTATACTTGTTCAACAATGCGACAACTGCCAGTGTGACCGCTTCTGTTAAAACCTGGCAAATGAGTTCAGCAC GTTTATAG
- the LOC141591959 gene encoding monocopper oxidase-like protein SKU5: MASTNIVTIMLLFLLVSLTSADDPFVFYDFEVSYITASPLGIPQQVIAINGKFPGPAINVTTNNHVVVNVRNKLDENLLMTWAGIFQRKSSWQDGVLGTNCPIPPKWNWTYNFQVKDQIGSFFYFPSINFQRASGGYGAFFINPRSIIPIPFAPPADDIIILIGDWYTRNHTDLRKTLNGGKSLGMPDGVLINGKGPYRYNDTLVPDGIDYETINVHPGRTYRLRVHNVGISTSLNFRIQSHNLLLAEVEGSYTVQQNYTSMDIHVGQSYSFLLTTDQNASSDYYIVASARMVNETNWKRVTGVAVLSYSNSKGKAHGHLPDPPQDEFDKTFSMNQARSIRWNVSASGARPNPQGSFKYGSINVTDVLVLKNKPPVKIDGKKRATLNGVSFVNPATPMRLADKHKIKGDYKLNFPNRTLTGAPKMETSIINGTFRGFIEIILQNNETKMHTYRLDGYNFFVVGMDFGEWTENSRGTYNKWDGIARTTAQVYPGAWTAILVSLDNVGYWNLRTENLESWYLGQETYIQVLNPETASNPELAYKTELPPPDNVLYCGALSKLQKPEDISSATNNSIQLIFSLLLIVVAGFLFR; this comes from the exons ATGGCTTCCACTAACATTGTTACTATAATGTTGCTTTTCTTGTTAGTGAGCTTAACTTCAGCTGATGATCCCTTCGTTTTCTATGATTTTGAAGTCTCCTATATTACTGCTTCTCCTCTTGGCATTCCTCAGCAG GTTATTGCTATTAATGGAAAATTTCCTGGACCTGCAATCAATGTTACTACTAACAATCATGTTGTTGTTAATGTGCGCAATAAACTTGATGAGAATTTGTTAATGACATG GGCTGGGATTTTCCAGAGAAAAAGTTCATGGCAAGACGGAGTACTTGGAACAAATTGCCCAATTCCGCCAAAATGGAATTGGACTTACAATTTTCAAGTAAAGGATCAAATTGGAAGTTTCTTTTACTTCCCTTCTATCAATTTTCAAAGAGCTTCTGGTGGATATGGAGCTTTTTTTATCAACCCTCGTTCGATTATTCCTATACCCTTTGCTCCTCCAGCAGATGACATTATCATTTTGATTGGAGATTGGTACACTAGGAATCACACG GATTTGAGGAAGACCCTCAATGGTGGTAAATCTCTTGGGATGCCAGATGGTGTTCTTATCAATGGGAAAGGGCCTTATAGATATAATGACACACTTGTTCCTGATGGTATTGATTATGAGACTATTAATGTCCACCCAG GGAGAACATACCGGTTACGAGTTCACAATGTTGGAATATCAACAAGCTTGAACTTCAGAATTCAGAGCCACAACCTTCTTTTAGCAGAAGTTGAGGGATCCTACACAGTGCAGCAAAACTACACTAGCATGGACATTCATGTCGGACAGTCATACTCGTTTTTGCTGACAACCGACCAGAATGCCAGCTCAGATTACTACATTGTGGCAAGTGCTCGAATGGTCAATGAAACAAACTGGAAGCGGGTTACTGGTGTCGCCGTCTTGAGCTATTCTAATTCCAAAGGAAAGGCTCATGGCCACCTTCCTGATCCTCCACAAGATGAATTTGACAAGACTTTTTCCATGAACCAAGCCAGATCGATCAG GTGGAATGTTAGTGCTAGTGGCGCTCGTCCTAATCCACAGGGATCCTTCAAATATGGGAGCATAAATGTGACTGACGTCCTTGTCCTCAAAAATAAGCCACCAGTGAAAATAGACGGAAAGAAGCGCGCAACTCTTAATGGGGTTTCATTCGTTAATCCAGCCACACCAATGAGGCTCGCTGATAAGCACAAAATTAAGGGAGACTACAAGCTTAACTTTCCAAATAGGACCCTCACTGGAGCGCCTAAAATGGAAACCTCAATCATCAATGGTACTTTCCGAGGCTTCATAGAGATCATCCTACAAAACAACGAGACCAAGATGCATACATACCGCCTTGATGGATACAACTTTTTCGTTGTTGG GATGGACTTTGGTGAGTGGACTGAGAATAGCAGAGGAACGTATAACAAATGGGACGGAATAGCTCGTACCACAGCTCAG GTATATCCTGGAGCATGGACTGCTATTTTGGTTTCACTTGACAATGTCGGCTATTGGAACTTGAGAACAGAAAACCTCGAGTCCTGGTACCTCGGACAGGAAACCTATATCCAAGTACTCAATCCAGAGACTGCCAGCAATCCAGAATTGGCGTACAAGACTGAGTTACCGCCTCCTGACAACGTCCTTTACTGTGGTGCTCTGAGCAAGTTACAAAA GCCTGAAGACATCTCTTCTGCCACAAACAACTCCATTCAGTTAATCTTCTCGCTGCTGCTGATCGTTGTAGCCGGTTTCCTGTTCCGGTGA
- the LOC141591917 gene encoding acid beta-fructofuranosidase-like isoform X1: MVESSSELPYSYAPLSPGDDRHGSTRLPKRSLRAGLAILSGLMILAFIMSTADYYTNVIIEPVKDEGLNLRPEPENLASVEIVPGSNDVVFKVTRGKPHGVSEKANDLPLRGLRLPVFDWNDVQLSWQRSSFHFQPAKNWMNGPLYYNGWYHFFYQYNPGGAIWGNIVWGHAVSKDLINWEHLPLAMVADKWYDFNGVWTGSATILPDGQIMMLYTGSTNDSVQVQNLAYPADLSDPLLREWVKYPENPILVPPPGIHKLDFRDPTTAWMTSEGKWRITIGSKTNNKTGIALVYETTDFKTYNLLDNILHSVQGTGMWECVDFYPVSVSESNGLDTSIKGPLVKHVLKASMDDDRQDYYALGTYSEANVTWVPDNPSIDVGIGLRYDYGGKFYASKTFYDQNKKRRILWGWIPESDSEAADVKKGWSALQAIPRTVLYDQKTGSNLILWPVEEVETLRHKSKHFDKVVVSPGSIIPLDVGSATEMDIVAEFNVDQEDIEGLPVSSEQYSCPASRGATQRGALGPFGFLVLAANDLSEHTPVYFYIVKTSTGSLKTFFCSDLSRSSIAPDVVKDIYGSTVPVLKGEKLSMRILVDHSIIEAFAQGGRTSITNRVYPTKAIYKDAKLYLFNNATTASVTASVKTWQMSSARL; encoded by the exons atGGTTGAGTCGTCATCGGAACTTCCATACTCATACGCCCCGCTATCGCCGGGTGATGACCGGCATGGCTCAACCCGGCTCCCAAAGCGGTCTTTGAGAGCCGGGTTAGCCATATTATCCGGGCTCATGATATTGGCGTTTATCATGAGCACGGCGGATTATTACACCAATGTTATTATAGAACCCGTTAAAGACGAGGGTTTGAACCTGAGACCTGAACCCGAGAATTTGGCTAGTGTAGAAATTGTACCGGGTTCAAACGATGTCGTATTTAAGGTGACTCGCGGTAAACCACACGGCGTATCGGAAAAAGCTAATGATTTACCGTTACGTGGCCTTAGATTGCCTGTTTTTGATTGGAATGATGTTCAATTATCTTGGCAAAGAAGTTCCTTTCATTTTCAACCTGCCAAGAATTGGATgaacg GTCCGTTATACTACAATGGATGGTACCACTTCTTCTACCAGTACAACCCAGGAGGGGCAATATGGGGAAACATCGTGTGGGGCCACGCCGTGTCAAAGGACTTAATCAATTGGGAACATCTTCCCTTAGCCATGGTTGCAGACAAATGGTATGACTTCAACGGTGTATGGACCGGGTCTGCGACCATCCTACCCGATGGTCAAATCATGATGCTTTACACCGGTTCAACCAATGACTCGGTCCAAGTCCAAAATCTCGCTTACCCTGCTGACTTATCCGACCCACTTCTTCGCGAATGGGTCAAGTACCCTGAAAACCCTATCCTCGTCCCTCCACCCGGTATCCACAAGTTGGATTTCCGTGACCCTACAACCGCTTGGATGACTTCCGAAGGCAAATGGAGGATCACTATCGGTTCCAAAACTAATAATAAAACCGGCATTGCCTTAGTTTACGAGACAACTGACTTTAAGACATACAATCTCTTGGACAACATCTTACATTCTGTACAAGGGACGGGTATGTGGGAATGTGTCGATTTCTATCCGGTATCTGTATCCGAGTCCAATGGGCTTGACACTTCCATTAAAGGCCCACTTGTGAAGCACGTGCTTAAGGCTAGCATGGATGATGATAGACAAGATTATTATGCCTTAGGCACCTACAGTGAGGCCAATGTTACATGGGTTCCTGATAATCCTTCGATTGACGTCGGAATCGGACTAAGGTACGATTATGGAGGTAAATTCTATGCTTCCAAGacattttatgaccaaaataAGAAGAGAAGGATCTTATGGGGTTGGATCCCTGAAAGCGACAGTGAAGCCGCTGATGTTAAGAAAGGATGGTCTGCTCTTCAG GCTATTCCGAGAACAGTCTTGTATGACCAAAAGACAGGAAGCAACTTAATTCTATGGCCAGTGGAGGAAGTAGAGACCTTAAGACACAAAAGCAAGCATTTCGACAAAGTTGTTGTTTCTCCGGGATCTATCATTCCTTTGGATGTTGGCTCCGCTACTGAG ATGGACATAGTCGCTGAATTCAACGTCGATCAAGAGGATATAGAAGGACTACCAGTTTCTAGTGAGCAGTACAGTTGCCCTGCAAGCAGGGGAGCTACACAAAGGGGTGCTCTAGGACCATTTGGGTTTTTAGTTCTCGCTGCTAATGACCTCTCTGAGCACACTCCGGTCTATTTCTACATTGTTAAAACGTCGACTGGCAGCCTCAAAACTTTCTTCTGCTCTGACTTATCTCGGTCGTCTATTGCACCTGATGTTGTTAAAGATATCTATGGTAGCACCGTTCCTGTCCTCAAAGGCGAAAAATTGTCTATGAGAATTCTG GTGGATCATTCGATTATAGAAGCCTTTGCACAAGGTGGTAGAACAAGCATCACAAATCGTGTCTACCCAACAAAGGCGATCTACAAAGACGCAAAGCTATACTTGTTCAACAATGCGACAACTGCCAGTGTGACCGCTTCTGTTAAAACCTGGCAAATGAGTTCAGCAC GTTTATAG